DNA from Bos javanicus breed banteng chromosome 1, ARS-OSU_banteng_1.0, whole genome shotgun sequence:
gagcgactgaactgatctaggttggtcatagcttttcttccaaggagcagcgcatcttttaatttcatggcttcagtcaccaactgcagtgattttggagccccaaaaataaagtctctcactgtttccattgttaagAGTGCTGTATACTAACTAAACAGCATATTTTAAGTGTTGGCTGGCCTTTCCATGTGCGTTGACAATTTTGTGCTTTGGGTTTTCTCTCCTCAGACACCAGCACCCAGTGGACAATGCTGGGCTCTTCTCCTGTATGACTTTTTCTTGGCTTTCTCCTCTGGCTCGCAAAGCCCACAAGAAGGGGGAGCTCTTAATGGAGGATGTGTGGTCTTTGTCCAAGTATGAGTCTTCCGAGGTGAACTGCAGAAGGTAGGCGTCTCTGGTCCACCCTCATTTCCCACAGACTGGATATGTAGGGCCTGAGCTAGGAGTGTGGGTCTGGCAGTGCCACATTCAGAACTCTGAGTCCTTTTAGGATTTGAGCCATGCTATAGAGGGAGGGTAGCCTGGGGGTGactttctctttgctcttctgCTTTATCTCCTATTTTACCTTGAATCCTGTTTTAACTAcgggctttctctctctctctcagccccGCTTCTCTTCCTGAGTCTGCAGGGAGATTATGTTGCTGCCTTGTGACAGAGTACATTTTTGTGGTAGCCGATTGTCATGATTAAAATCTAGTTTACAACTTTACACTTTACCAGAGGATCCTTCAGCAAGGGTTGGGGACCCTTGAGAAAGACAGATTCTATTCAGGGATAATTTTTGTGGGTGGAAGGAAAGACTTTGGTTCTCATCATTTTCTGAATCCTGAGAGGCTGCCTATACAGGGTAAATATGTGGTTACCAGGAAGGGTCTTTTTTCCCCAGAAGGTGAAGACTCTGTACATAACTTTAAAGGAGAGACTGGTGCGAGTGGTGGCAGCAGGGAGGCTGGGGTGTGCGTATTCCCTGGAAAGATGTGTAACGGAGGATATGTACCCTTGTTAAGACTAGAGAGACTGTGGCAAGAAGAGCTGAATGAAGTTGGGCCCGACGCTGCTTCCCTCCGGAGGGTTGTGTGGACCTTCTGCCGCACCAGGCTCATCCTCTCCATCGTGTGCCTGATGATCACACAGCTGGCGGGCTTCAGTGGACCAGTAAGTCCTAACCATCCTTTCTGACAGTCTCCAGGGGCCCAGCCATGGCCAGCTCTAACATTCTTATTCTGTTTCAGGGGTTGTGCTCACCTTTGGGCTAGTTAGCAACCTTAGAGATGCCTCCAGGTCTGTTGCCAGGGAACAACTGATATTGGGTGAATAGTGGTTTGTGAAAACTGGAAGGATGAGGGGGCCGTGTTACCAGAGAAGAAGCGGAACTGGCTTacttccctggggtgggggtgaagcTGAGTGATTCCGTTTCTGTACAGGACCATGCTGCTGTGGTGTGTGTTGACATGAAACAATAGTCCTGGTTCGGGAGGTGTGTCTTGCTGTGCTGTGAGTGGCGTTGTATGGCATAGGCTGTTGAATTGGTGCTGGTGACACAGCGAAGGTCTGGAGGCAGAGTTGTCACGTGTTTGCCAGTTCTGTGGCAAAGGAGCCCTCAAGAAGCTGGAGGACTGTTGAGATTTTTAGAGTCTAACCTGAAGTccattttcagttttggtttataGTGTAAGCTGTGTGGCAGGTGTCGGGATGGCAGCCCTGGTTTTCCTAGTGTTGCTGAAGCAGAGTAGGGGAGAAGAGTGACCACCACACTGTTCTCTGGACACCTGTTTCTTACACCCACTGTGCTGCCCTTACACTTGAGATTTTGATTAAATCTATTTTCTACATATTTGCCTTGAGGCATCGGAGCAGTAGTACTCCTTATTCTGTGCATTTTCCATGTGTGGGTAAGCTGGAGGTTCATGGTTTTGGTAAGTATGGGCCTAAGATGCATGGTAATTAGGTAAAACTAATTTGCAGTTTTTCTgttatgttctttttttgttgttgtttgttcatttgttttttgtttttaatgtttgatgtctttaaaaagttttgatCTCTTTTCTGAAGCAGAGAACACTCCTTTTCTGGTATTGGGTTTCTTATTAATTGACCAACTAACACACTTTGGTATAAGTTTTTAAGTAAGAGGGACCATGTACCTGAATATTATGTCACTGACCAAAATGGCAAACGTTTTCATAGGACCAGCTTCCCCCAAGAAGAGCTTCTGTCATTGTTTCACTACAGGGCTGGTGGCTGCTCTGATCTTTTGAAGAATTCTTTCAGCTGGGTAGCACGGTATACAGGCTTCCTTGATTCTGTTTGGTCAATGCTAGAATTTCATTggctctcccacctcccccccaaaATTCCATATTGTTgggattttaatttttcacttgggAAGAACAGTTATTTATGCTTGTTCAGCTTGGGGGCCTTACAGTCACTCCCTTGAGCACCTGCATATTCTTTCAGCTCTCTTTTAAGGCACCGTGCACTGGACTACTAATCTCTAGTAAAGTGTCCTCAACGCCAGGGAAAGCGGAGAGCCTTCCTTCAATAGGAAAACAGCAGCacgcttttccttttcttcactctcTTTACGAAGAACACCTTAAGGCCTGTGTTATTTCAGGAGACTTTTTCCCTGGAACGATCAAGAAAGCAGTGGTTTCATCCAGTATCTCATTGACAAAAAAAGATTTCAGATTGTAAGCAAtgaaaatttctgtttttcagagcTCCAGTTCTAacgaatttctttttaattgaaaactgAAGAATTGAGTTTGAGATTACTATTAGCAGTGAGCATACCTTCCATCTGTGGATTTAAATCCTCTGGAAGAATATCCATTTTCGATTTTTGCACATTTTCTAATATGTCAGGGCTTTCAAACTGTCTTCATCTGTTCTTACAGAAATCTACGTAAGAACTGAGTCCCcagataccatatatatatatatatatatatatatttttttttttttaaatctcccctCCGGCCTCACTGAACCTTGGTAGCCATATGCAGAGCTAATGAAACACAATCAAGTGAATGtgtgttgtttcatttttttaactgcTGGCTGGCCAGGGCTGGACATTAATGATCAAGATGGGTTTCAGTCATACCAGTGGACCAGCACTCTGCACATGGCGTCTAAGGGTCACCATAGTGTTAATGGAGAACCAAAATCTATAAGGATATGATCCTGATCTCTGATGAGTGGCCAAATTGCTAAACTTGCAGAGATGATTTGTGGCCTTCTTGGATTAAAACAGTTTTAGAAGACCAGGCCTGACTTATGATTTATGTGTAAAGAATTAGCATCCGCCCTGTAGATTTGCAAGAGACGGCTTCCTCCTGCAGTGCAATCTCTTGGTGAATGCTAACTCTGCTCACGGGCCTTTGCGGGAAAGGACAGTGAAAAGCCTCTAGAGAGGTAAGTTTCCCGCCCTTCCAACCTCTCTCCAGCTGCAGCTTGCTTGGTGCTGTCAGGATCTGGATTTGGGGGGAGTGTCTCTGTAGTGGAACCAGTGACAGAAGCTGTTCTTTAGAATTTTCAGGATGGCTGTATTCTGCGGTCAGAATGAGAGTGTCAAGCTGGGCAGAATCTCTCGCCAAGAGTTCAGGTAAGGTAATGTTTATTCACTGGGAATGGACAGCCAGACAGCTATGCTGACAATCTCgagttttctcccagtttgtttaaatttaaatgataaatctGTAACCTTTTAAGATGAAATTTTGGTTGGTTTTTTCATGAGaacctttttatttcctttgttccatACAAAATGGTTTGAAatgtaattgttttttaaaaacgcTGTGTGTGTTGAAAAGTCTTTAATCTGCtgtttcctctcttccctcccctttGAAAGTTTTATATAGTGTAAGCATTCATTTTGTCTTTtaccttcccccttctcctcccctctgggAGGTCCTAATGCTATTGCCTGGTGCTGAAAGTGGCACAATAAAGGTATGGGAAGGAAGGAACCCCAAACTACAACCTGCTGTCCTTTCACGCCTTCCTTTGGAGACGGCTCCGTCAGTGCCGAGGTGTGTGAGAAAATGCTTTACCGCACCGCCATCTTACTGAGTCGCTTCACGTGAGGAAAATGGGGTTCTGACCCTGCCACTCAGTGACTCAGTTCCACATTTCGGATTGCGTACTGGAAAAGAAGCCAACCTTCTTGCTAGTAATCCAGCAACCCAGCTGTGTGCAGTGGTGACCCAAGCAGTGGATATAAAACCTAAAAATCCAAGGGAGGGGAGCGATGGGATACACAGTTCTTGGCATCTGAAATCTCCTATTTACTTGATCAGATTGTTTACTGAGACTTGACGGAAATCTGATTGGTGGGGATCTCTTAGGATCTAGTCAACATCTGGTATTAATTtcctcttagaaaaaaaaagaaataacgaCTCACCCAGAGAGAGTCTGGAATTCAGCATTAGCTGCTTCAGGACAATTGCATCTGGCCTCCATTTTGGTCTGTCAGTCAAGCTGGTTTCCAGCTTCAGTACCCTTTGCTATAAAGATTGGGGTAGATTGTGGATGGGTTTctccttaattttgttttctccctTTAGGGAGGGGGATTGGTTTGACTTTCTTTTTGCtgtggtttgttttgtttcatttttggcaAGATTGACTTTAGCTGTAAGGACTCGAAAAGACTCTGAAGGATGCCACCCGTTTTTCCTTGAGGCCTAGATTTTTGTATTCCGTCCTGAGCAGAGGTCACTCCTCACGGCCTAGTGACCCAATAGCACCAGTGATTTTAAGCAAGAGTCACCCCTTTGGGgagttttcagttttgttttgttttttaactctcTTTCCTTAGCAGCGAGGTCTTtattcctggagaatctcctCTATTGCAGACTCACTGCAACTTCAGGAGCCCTAACCGATTAAGTGCTGTCAGCTTGATGTGCTCCTCCGGACTTTGGAAACAGATCTCGGTTCAATGCTGTATTTCCACTGTGTGTAGTTAAAAAACAACAGTCACGGCCAGCCGACCTGTTGGCTGGCTAGCCCTGTATAACTCAACTCTGTATGTTCCCATGTATGTTACCGCAATGCTCCTCCTGTTGTACAGTGTCTGTGAGATGCTCTTTGAagatggtacttttttttttttcattttcaataaaaGTACATGACCTCCCACTTCCTGGTATTTAATCCTGTTGCTGAATGTGccttgtgtgagtgtgtgctccgGCGTTGCAGGACCTCAGAGCTGGAGGTGGCACTCGGTGGTTCTGGGGGCTGCTGCCTTCCCTCCCTGCAGGTGGTGTTAGACATGTGCTACCTGAGgtaacatgtttttgtttttgggagggattggggcatgGGGGAGGGCCCGTGGGAGGGGCTCTGGATTGTGGATAGTCTGCTTTGTTTGCTCTCTTCTGTACTATTAAACTGCTGATGTTTATTTTCAGGAATGTTTTGCAAATGCACTTCTCACTCTTCCCCAGTCCAACTGTAGGTACACTGTTCCTTTTTATCAAATAAGCACGTTTGAAAcgatccaaaaaaaagaaaggtcttAACTTCATGTAAAGAAATGTATCATTGTGTGGAGATACTGGAATAAGgtcaaatatatactttttaatgatCAGTGTGTTGAGAATGAATTTCAGCTCATGGACAGGTTTATGTTACATTAGAAAGAGTATCAGTTTCAATGGTATCCAAAGGAAGAAAAGTTTCAAATTagacctgcctcctgcaaaatgCCCTGCATAAATTGCCGAGGGTGGGCCATCAGCAGTAATTGGTCCTCCAAGGTCTTTCTCTGCTTAGGCACTTGTCACTGTACAGTGGAGATGccttctctttctaacttaacaTAAAACTGCGGTGTAGTGTGTGGGTGCGGTGGAGATGCTGACAGCAGTGTGTGTTTCTCCCTGTAGGCCTTCGTGGTGAAACACCTCCTGGAGTACACCCAGGACACAGAGTCTAACCTCCAGTACAGCTTGCTGCTAGTCCTGGGCCTCCTCCTGACAGAAATTGTGCGTTCTTGGTCACTCGCACTGACATGGGCGTTGAATTACCGAACTGGGGTACGCTTGCGGGGAGCCATCCTAACCATGGCGTTTAAGAAGATCCTTAAGCTGAAGAACATTAAGGAAAAGTCTGTGGGTGAGGTGAGTGAGGGGTGatggcttcagggcagagagagagCTCCCAGCCTGGGCTTTTTCCTTCCCTTGAGTCCCTGCTTTGACCTTTACCTTCCTGCTGAGCCAGCATCTGTGTCCTTGCAGTGTCCACTCACCACTGTTTGTGTCTCGTAGCTCATCAACCTGTGCTCAAACGACGGGCAGAGGATGTTTGAGGCAGCTGCTGTTGGCAGCTTGCTGGCTGGAGGACCTGTTATTGCCATATTGGGCATGGTTTATAATGTAATTATTCTGGGACCAACAGGCTTCCTGGGATCAGCTGTTTTTATCCTCTTTTATCCTGCAATGGTGAGTAAGCCTTTTTACTGTATTTTGGCAACTTCTCCGCAGAAGAATTACTTCTATTGGGCTTTATATAGTTGACACCACTGAGGTATCACATCTTTGATTGGAAAGTTCTTTAAGCAGGTACCTGGTTTGGAAATGTCTGGAAAGAGCTAAACAGTGTACAGTCCACACAGGCAAAATTTTGACTTCAGAGGAAGTCGGATGTCATTAGAATAAAGGCAGTAGCTCCTACATGAGATTTAAAAAGAGAGTGTGAGTGAGGAGAAGGTCACCAGGTGAACTCTGCCCCCAGGTAATACAGGAACGGTTGAGTCACTCCATTTCAAGCAGATGCTAACTGATATAGCTCTCCTGCTTCCCTTTGGTAGCCTCGATATCCGTGATTGCTCTGAGGGCAAATACTTgccttactgctactgctaagtcacttcagtcgtgtccgactctgtgcgaccccatagacggcagcccaccaggctcccccgtccctgggattctccaggcaagaacactggagtgggttgccatttccttctccagtgcatgaaagtgaaaagtgaaagtgaagtcgctcagtcgtgtccgaccctcagcgaccccatggactacagccttccaggctcctccgtccatgggatttgccaggcaagagtactggagtggggtgccattgccttctctgatacttgCCTTaacttccttccaaaggaatgaGTCAAGTACTATTATCATTTAAGAGACCACTTTTATTAAAACACAGtacaggggctcccctggtgatccagtggctaagactctgtgctcccagtgcagggggcccaggtttgattcctggttagggaacttgatcccacatgccacaactaaggattccacatgccacagataagactcagtgcagccaaataagtaaataaataatttttttaaaaaaggcagtaCAACTACAGGATGCTCACTTTTATAATAATCTTAAGTGGATTTACTTCCCAGAAAGAGTAGACAGTTCTTAATTCTGAATAAGCTCTGATTTGGCATGACATTGCTTTTCCTTTCAGATGTTTGTATCACGGATCACTGCGTATTTCAGGAGAAAATGTGTGACCATTACAGATGACCGTGTCCAGAAGATGAATGAAGTCCTCAcctatattaaatttattaaaatgtatgccTGGGTCAAAGCATTCTCTCAGAGTGTACAAAGTGAGTTTAAAACCTTGGTATATGTATATtggcttctttgctttctgagcaCATTAGCTACTGTGAATCCTAATGTCGTAGGATCAGAATAT
Protein-coding regions in this window:
- the ABCC5 gene encoding ATP-binding cassette sub-family C member 5 isoform X4 — encoded protein: MKDIDIGKEYIIPSPGYRNVRERTSNSGQHRDREDSKYKRTQPLDCQDALETAARAEGLSLDPSMHSQLRILDEEHPKGKYHHSLSVLKPIRTTSKHQHPVDNAGLFSCMTFSWLSPLARKAHKKGELLMEDVWSLSKYESSEVNCRRLERLWQEELNEVGPDAASLRRVVWTFCRTRLILSIVCLMITQLAGFSGPNFQDGCILRSE